A single Triticum dicoccoides isolate Atlit2015 ecotype Zavitan chromosome 2A, WEW_v2.0, whole genome shotgun sequence DNA region contains:
- the LOC119354971 gene encoding uncharacterized protein LOC119354971, producing the protein MSVEYNMDEALKARNTAESKFHARDLRGARKYAVKAQNLCPSLEGISQMASTLEVHLAAESKIDGESDWYRILSLPAFADEEDVKKQYRKLALQLHPDKNKSVGAEEAFKLISEAWSVLSDTSRKAIYDQKRSDHSVVNVTNGMYTYDKKATKRARKNAAAAAAAAAAAVAAAEATARPAGVDTFWTSCNRCRMQYEYLRMYLNHNLLCPNCHHAFMAVETGFPCNGSSSSFSWSTKQQPQNHSSTKHSYGSTSRTSSIPGTGHVGYQQDSTYDSYNSQSFQWNQYSKTAPAADTNAYSTQASEKPRRNEESYSYNYPESGNTCDPERTTSRRGRFAKRRRHSNDYTTVDYAGDNKETVVASTETNAFTDVGRVNGTSVEKMRSAVSVRRANVLREISQIDTRGLLVEKAKEAVRGKLQELSMAACSRFAEKRKSEGKVYPSGNNIKANGVLSGKLGKGLKLCSSISVDTHVPATATDEKNPEQKRVPVSIDVPDPDFHDFDKDRTERAFYSDQVWATYDSEDGMPRLYAMVQKVLSMRPFRIRMSFLNSKSNIELSPINWVASGFQKTCGDFRVGRYQITETVNIFSHKVSWTKGPRGIIRIIPQKGDTWALYRDWSPDWNELTPDDVIYKYEIVEVIDDFTEEQGLTVIPLLKVAGFKAVFHRHMDPKEVRRIPKGELFRFSHQVPSRLLTGEEGNNAPEGCHELDPAATPVDLLKVITEVNEDVAAQTAE; encoded by the coding sequence ATGAGTGTGGAGTACAATATGGATGAAGCTTTGAAAGCACGAAATACTGCAGAGAGCAAGTTTCATGCGCGTGACCTCAGGGGCGCACGCAAGTATGCGGTCAAGGCCCAGAATCTCTGCCCATCGCTTGAGGGCATATCCCAGATGGCGTCGACTCTTGAAGTTCATCTTGCAGCAGAGTCCAAGATTGATGGAGAGAGTgattggtaccggatcttgtccCTGCCCGCCTTTGCAGATGAAGAGGATGTGAAGAAGCAGTACAGGAAGCTAGCTCTCCAGCTGCACCCTGATAAGAACAAGTCAGTCGGTGCTGAGGAGGCCTTTAAACTGATCTCTGAGGCGTGGAGTGTGTTGTCTGATACTAGTCGGAAGGCAATTTATGATCAGAAGAGGTCAGATCATTCTGTTGTCAACGTAACCAATGGCATGTATACGTATGACAAGAAGGCGACCAAGAGAGCTCGAAAgaatgctgctgctgccgccgccgccgctgctgctgctgtggcTGCTGCTGAGGCTACTGCTCGTCCTGCTGGTGTTGATACTTTCTGGACATCTTGCAATCGCTGCCGTATGCAGTATGAGTACTTAAGAATGTATCTTAATCATAACCTTCTGTGCCCAAACTGCCATCATGCGTTCATGGCGGTAGAGACTGGATTTCCTTGCAACGGAAGCAGTTCATCTTTCTCCTGGTCAACCAAGCAGCAGCCACAGAACCACAGTTCCACCAAACATTCATATGGCTCAACAAGCAGGACTTCTAGCATTCCGGGGACAGGGCATGTGGGGTATCAGCAAGATAGCACTTATGATTCCTACAACAGTCAAAGCTTTCAGTGGAATCAGTACTCCAAGACAGCGCCTGCAGCTGACACAAATGCTTACAGTACCCAGGCTTCCGAGAAACCTAGAAGAAATGAAGAGAGCTACAGCTACAACTACCCTGAAAGTGGAAACACATGTGACCCTGAGAGAACTACTTCTAGGCGTGGCCGGTTTGCAAAGCGGAGAAGGCATAGTAATGATTATACTACTGTGGATTATGCTGGAGATAACAAAGAAACAGTGGTTGCAAGCACAGAGACAAATGCTTTCACAGATGTGGGGCGGGTTAATGGCACTTCAGTGGAAAAGATGAGATCTGCAGTGAGTGTAAGGAGAGCCAATGTTTTGAGAGAGATCTCCCAGATTGATACACGGGGTCTACTTGTTGAGAAAGCCAAAGAAGCCGTCCGGGGAAAATTGCAAGAGCTGAGCATGGCAGCATGTTCACGGTTTGCAGAGAAAAGAAAGTCAGAAGGAAAGGTATATCCTAGTGGCAACAACATAAAGGCAAATGGGGTCCTCTCTGGCAAGCTTGGCAAAGGACTCAAGCTATGCAGTTCAATAAGTGTCGACACCCACGTACCTGCAACTGCAACTGATGAAAAGAATCCAGAACAGAAGCGTGTGCCTGTTTCAATTGATGTCCCAGATCCTGACTTCCATGATTTTGATAAGGATCGCACAGAGAGAGCTTTTTATAGCGACCAAGTATGGGCTACATATGACAGTGAGGATGGAATGCCTCGTCTATATGCAATGGTGCAGAAAGTTCTTTCAATGAGACCTTTCAGAATCCGCATGAGTTTCCTCAATTCCAAATCCAATATTGAACTGTCGCCAATAAACTGGGTTGCCTCTGGTTTCCAGAAAACATGTGGCGATTTTAGGGTTGGAAGGTACCAGATTACGGAAACAGTCAACATATTTTCGCACAAAGTCAGCTGGACTAAAGGCCCCCGTGGGATTATCAGAATTATTCCTCAGAAAGGTGATACATGGGCTTTGTACCGAGACTGGTCTCCTGATTGGAACGAGCTTacacctgatgatgtgatatataaaTACGAGATTGTCGAAGTTATTGATGATTTCACTGAGGAGCAAGGGCTGACTGTCATTCCATTGTTGAAGGTTGCTGGCTTCAAAGCTGTGTTCCATAGGCACATGGACCCCAAGGAGGTCAGGAGGATACCAAAGGGTGAGCTGTTTCGTTTCTCGCATCAGGTTCCTTCTCGACTGCTGACTGGTGAAGAAGGCAACAATGCCCCGGAAGGTTGTCATGAGCTCGATCCTGCTGCAACCCCAGTGGACCTTCTTAAGGTTATTACAGAGGTGAATGAAGACGTGGCGGCACAGACTGCTGAATAG